The Meriones unguiculatus strain TT.TT164.6M chromosome 6, Bangor_MerUng_6.1, whole genome shotgun sequence genome has a window encoding:
- the Armc1 gene encoding armadillo repeat-containing protein 1, translated as MNSSSSTMSEEPDALSVVNQLRDLAADPLNRRAIVQDQGCLPGLILFMDHRNPPVVHSALLALRYLADCRANREKMKGELGMMLSLQKVIQKTTTPGETKLLASEIYDILQSSNMADGDSFSEMNSRRRKAQFFLGTTNKHAKTVVLHIDGLDDTSRRNLCEEALLKIKGVISFTFQMAVQRCVVRIRSDLKAEALASAIASTKVMKAQQVVKSESGEEMLVPFQDAPVEVEENTELPDYLPEDESPTKEQDKAVSRVGSHPEGGASWLSTAANFLSRSFYW; from the exons ATGAATTCATCCTCTTCTACTATGAGTGAAGAGCCTGATGCTCTGTCAGTAGTTAACCAGCTACGGGATTTAGCAGCGGATCCATTAAACAGAAGAGCCATCGTCCAGGATCAGGGATGCTTGCCTGgacttattttatttatggatCATCGCAATCCCCCTGTTGTTCACTCAGCTTTGCTT GCACTGCGATACTTGGCTGATTGTCGTGCAAACAGagaaaagatgaaaggagagCTCGGGATGATGTTAAGCTTACAAAAAGTCATTCAGAA GACTACAACCCCAGGAGAAACAAAACTTCTGGCCTCAGAAATCTATGACATTCTTCAATCCTCCAATATGGCTGACGGTGATAGTTTTAGTGAAATGAATTCGCGTCGAAGGAAAGCTCAGTTTTTTCTGGGAACTACAAACAAACATGCCAAAACAGTAGTTTTGCACATAGATGGTCTTGATGATACG TCTCGGAGAAATCTATGTGAAGAGGCTTTGTTAAAAATTAAAGGTGTTATTAGCTTTACTTTTCAAATGGCTGTTCAAAGATGTGTGGTGCGAATTCGTTCAGATTTGAAAGCAGAG GCTTTGGCATCAGCAATAGCATCAACCAAGGTCATGAAAGCTCAGCAAGTTGTGAAAAGTGAAAGTGGGGAAGAG ATGCTGGTCCCATTCCAAGATGCCCCTGTGGAAGTGGAAGAGAACACAGAGCTGCCTGACTACCTGCCTGAGGATGAGAGTCCCACAAAGGAACAGGACAAAGCAGTGTCCCGGGTTGGCTCACACCCTGAGGGTGGAGCCAGCTGGTTGAGCACAGCTGCAAACTTTTTATCCAGATCATTTTACTGGTGA